The Pseudoalteromonas translucida KMM 520 genome has a window encoding:
- a CDS encoding helix-turn-helix transcriptional regulator has product MAQLDISLDAYNELINALYEASADTSSSSWNIPLKLIQSILQANYVTLILKVPEEDDLGLMIAVGEGLEEGDTVQHLPYQYKLTPFADQPLDTVLTVADFMDENEWKNSSYREHWCEKNNIYHVLTADISTPNVGHLRFRVTRTDAQEDFSPADKAFVELLIPHFRRAITTFLQLNSSASLGSLYSRAIGRLSIATITIDEHGKVLDKNVFASHILDAEDGLKIIGGKLTAQDNSDNRELKRLIKATFANADGKQTMPEAMSITRPSGEIALGVVIEVIPSLGWAEGKGQNKAVIYIRDAVGKSTTSIEISKKLFGLTPAETALSLQLTNGLSLEEAAEELNIRRNTARAHLRSIFSKTGVRRQTELVRLFLNSVAALGYDDRNSL; this is encoded by the coding sequence ATGGCACAATTAGATATAAGTCTCGATGCATATAATGAATTAATAAATGCATTATACGAAGCGTCGGCAGATACCAGTTCTTCAAGTTGGAATATCCCTCTTAAGCTAATCCAAAGCATACTTCAAGCAAACTATGTCACCTTAATATTAAAAGTTCCCGAGGAAGACGATTTGGGATTAATGATCGCAGTAGGTGAAGGCTTAGAAGAAGGGGACACCGTTCAGCATTTACCCTATCAATATAAATTAACCCCTTTTGCTGATCAACCACTTGATACCGTGTTAACTGTTGCGGATTTTATGGATGAAAACGAATGGAAAAACTCATCATATAGGGAACACTGGTGCGAAAAAAATAACATATACCATGTACTAACTGCCGATATTAGCACCCCTAATGTTGGTCATTTAAGGTTTAGGGTTACGCGAACCGATGCACAAGAAGATTTTTCTCCAGCTGATAAAGCGTTTGTAGAGTTACTTATCCCGCATTTTAGACGCGCAATTACCACCTTTTTACAACTCAATAGTAGTGCCTCTTTGGGCTCGTTATATTCTCGTGCTATTGGTCGTTTGTCTATTGCTACTATTACTATTGATGAGCATGGCAAAGTACTCGATAAAAACGTATTTGCTAGCCATATACTCGATGCCGAAGACGGGCTTAAAATAATTGGCGGTAAACTAACCGCGCAAGATAACAGTGATAATCGCGAGTTAAAACGCTTAATTAAAGCAACGTTTGCTAATGCCGATGGCAAGCAAACTATGCCAGAGGCAATGTCGATTACTCGTCCATCAGGCGAAATAGCTCTTGGTGTAGTAATTGAAGTTATTCCATCATTAGGTTGGGCTGAAGGTAAAGGGCAAAACAAGGCCGTAATTTACATTCGCGATGCGGTAGGTAAATCGACCACCAGTATTGAAATATCGAAAAAGCTATTTGGTTTAACGCCGGCAGAAACTGCGTTATCACTGCAGTTAACTAATGGTTTATCGTTAGAAGAAGCCGCCGAAGAGCTAAATATTCGCCGTAACACAGCGCGTGCTCACTTACGTTCTATATTTTCTAAAACCGGTGTACGCAGGCAAACAGAGTTAGTTAGATTGTTTTTAAATAGTGTCGCTGCGCTGGGCTACGACGACAGAAATAGCTTGTAG
- a CDS encoding enoyl-CoA hydratase — protein sequence MTDTNEPSVLLSFPEPGVAELTLNRPSATNALSLELQTLLSKYFTELADNKDIRCILLTGGDKVFAAGGDITSLIDADPIEIYQRHTERLWAPIEQCPIPVVAAVNGYAYGGGCELAMLADIIIAGKGASFCQPEIAIGIMPGIGGTQRLVRAVGKAKAMQMALTGKPISAYDAWVGGLVSELCEDEDVYKQALANCRRIARMPPLAAEQIKEVILAGMDAPLASAMALERKANALLFASKDQREGMEAFLQKRHPVFSGK from the coding sequence ATGACGGATACAAACGAGCCTAGCGTTTTACTAAGTTTCCCTGAGCCTGGTGTGGCCGAGTTAACGTTAAACCGACCCAGTGCCACCAATGCATTAAGCTTAGAGCTGCAAACATTACTATCTAAGTACTTTACTGAGCTGGCAGACAATAAAGACATTCGCTGTATTTTATTAACCGGTGGCGACAAAGTATTTGCTGCAGGCGGCGACATTACTAGCTTAATAGATGCAGACCCAATTGAGATTTACCAACGCCATACAGAGCGACTATGGGCACCTATTGAGCAATGCCCAATACCTGTAGTTGCTGCAGTAAATGGCTACGCGTATGGCGGTGGCTGTGAACTGGCCATGTTGGCCGACATTATTATTGCCGGTAAAGGCGCAAGTTTTTGCCAGCCCGAAATAGCCATTGGCATAATGCCGGGTATTGGTGGCACGCAGCGTTTAGTACGTGCAGTAGGTAAAGCTAAAGCAATGCAAATGGCGCTTACAGGCAAGCCTATTAGTGCTTACGATGCTTGGGTAGGCGGACTGGTAAGTGAGCTGTGCGAAGATGAAGATGTATATAAACAGGCACTAGCAAATTGTCGTCGTATAGCACGTATGCCTCCGCTAGCGGCAGAGCAAATAAAAGAAGTTATTTTAGCAGGAATGGACGCTCCACTTGCCAGTGCTATGGCGCTGGAGCGCAAAGCAAATGCGTTATTATTTGCATCAAAAGATCAACGTGAAGGTATGGAAGCGTTTTTACAAAAACGCCATCCTGTATTTAGCGGAAAGTAA
- a CDS encoding SDR family oxidoreductase, with amino-acid sequence MHASKNYKDKVVLITGGTKGIGLGIAQGFLSAGAKVVVCGREQVEQLPQVILDGKTRQAHFIQADVKDIDSTAAMFSTIVKEYGTLDVLINNAGGSPFALADKASPRFHEAILKLNLIAPLNVAQQANEIMQANNSGCIIFIGSISAMRASPGTAAYGAAKAGILSLVKSLAVEWAPKVRVVAVSPGLVHTENSHLHYGDEAGIAAVSATIPAGRMAQPDDIANACLFLASAEASYASGCNLLLNGGGEMPAFLSASETN; translated from the coding sequence ATGCATGCGAGTAAAAACTATAAAGATAAAGTGGTACTCATAACCGGCGGTACTAAAGGCATTGGCCTTGGTATAGCACAAGGTTTCTTGTCGGCAGGCGCTAAAGTAGTAGTGTGTGGTCGTGAACAAGTAGAGCAGCTACCACAGGTAATCCTTGATGGAAAAACTCGTCAGGCACACTTTATTCAAGCTGATGTGAAAGACATTGATAGCACCGCGGCCATGTTTAGCACCATAGTAAAAGAATATGGCACGCTTGATGTACTTATTAATAATGCCGGTGGCAGTCCGTTTGCTTTGGCAGACAAAGCATCTCCTCGTTTTCATGAGGCTATTCTTAAGCTTAATTTAATTGCACCGTTAAACGTAGCACAGCAAGCAAACGAAATTATGCAAGCAAATAACAGTGGCTGCATTATTTTTATAGGCAGTATTAGTGCCATGCGTGCTTCACCAGGTACGGCGGCTTATGGCGCTGCTAAAGCGGGTATTTTATCTTTAGTAAAATCACTTGCAGTAGAGTGGGCGCCTAAAGTGCGTGTTGTGGCGGTAAGCCCAGGGTTAGTACATACCGAAAACTCACACCTGCATTACGGTGACGAGGCCGGAATTGCCGCAGTAAGCGCAACAATTCCTGCAGGGCGTATGGCGCAACCAGATGATATTGCTAACGCTTGTTTGTTTTTAGCTTCAGCAGAAGCAAGTTATGCAAGTGGCTGTAATTTACTGCTAAATGGCGGCGGTGAAATGCCCGCTTTTCTTAGTGCTAGCGAAACTAACTAA